Proteins from a genomic interval of Mustela lutreola isolate mMusLut2 chromosome 4, mMusLut2.pri, whole genome shotgun sequence:
- the SFXN2 gene encoding sideroflexin-2 isoform X2 produces MEADLSGFNIDEPRWDQCTFLGRVKHFFNITDPRTVLVPERELDWAKVMVEKSRMGVVPPGTQVEQLLYAKKLYDSAFHPDTGEKMNVIGRMSFQVPGGMIITGFMLQFYRTMPAVIFWQWVNQSFNALVNYTNRNAASPTSLRQMALSYITATTTAVATAVGMNMLTKRAPPLVGRWVPFAAVAAANCVNIPMMRQQELIQGICVKDRNHNEIGHSRRAAAIGITQVVVSRITMAAPGMILLPIIMERLEKLHFMKKVKVLHAPLQVLLSGCFLIFMVPVACGLFPQKCELSVSYLEPELQDTIKAKYGELVPYVYFNKGL; encoded by the exons ATGGAGGCTGATCTGTCTGGCTTTAACATCGATGAACCCCGTTGGGACCAATGCACTTTCCTGGGACGGGTGAAACACTTCTTCAATATCACAGACCCACGCACTGTCCTGGTACCAGAGCGGGAGTTGGACTGGGCCAAGGTGATGGTGGAGAAGAGCAG AATGGGGGTCGTGCCCCCAGGCACTCAAGTGGAGCAGCTGCTGTACGCCAAGAAGTTGTACGACTCAGCCTTCCACCCTGACACCGGGGAGAAGATGAACGTCATTGGCCGGATGTCCTTCCAGGTCCCTGGTGGCATGATTATCACGGGCTTCATGCTTCAGTTCTACAG GACGATGCCGGCGGTGATCTTCTGGCAGTGGGTGAACCAGTCCTTCAATGCCTTAGTCAACTATACCAACAGGAATGCAGCTTCCCCCACGTCCCTCAG GCAGATGGCCCTTTCCTACATCACAGCCACAACCACGGCGGTGGCCACCGCTGTGGGCATGAACATGTTGACCAAG AGAGCTCCACCCCTGGTGGGCCGCTGGGTGCCCTTTGCCGCTGTGGCTGCTGCTAACTGTGTCAACATCCCAATGATGCGACAGCA GGAACTCATCCAGGGGATCTGCGTGAAGGACAGGAATCACAATGAGATTGGTCATTCCCGG AGAGCTGCAGCCATCGGCATCACCCAAGTGGTTGTTTCTCGGATCACCATGGCTGCCCCTGGCATGA TCTTGCTGCCAATCATCATGGAAAGGCTGGAAAAGCTGCATTTCATGAAG AAAGTCAAGGTCCTGCACGCCCCATTGCAAGTTTTGCTGTCTGGCTGCTT ccTCATCTTCATGGTGCCAGTGGCTTGTGGGCTCTTCCCACAGAAATG tgaaTTGTCAGTTTCTTATCTGGAACCAGAACTCCAAGACACCATCAAGGCCAAGTATGGAGAACTTGTACCTTACGTCTACTTCAATAAGGGCCTCTAA
- the SFXN2 gene encoding sideroflexin-2 isoform X3, translated as MEESRRGEAACGGQEAAWGLALNTESTVLCVSEMEADLSGFNIDEPRWDQCTFLGRVKHFFNITDPRTVLVPERELDWAKVMVEKSRTMPAVIFWQWVNQSFNALVNYTNRNAASPTSLRQMALSYITATTTAVATAVGMNMLTKRAPPLVGRWVPFAAVAAANCVNIPMMRQQELIQGICVKDRNHNEIGHSRRAAAIGITQVVVSRITMAAPGMILLPIIMERLEKLHFMKKVKVLHAPLQVLLSGCFLIFMVPVACGLFPQKCELSVSYLEPELQDTIKAKYGELVPYVYFNKGL; from the exons ATGGAGGAGTCCCGCAGGGGGGAGGCTGCCTGTGGAGGGCAAGAAGCAGCCTGGGGACTGGCCCTGAACACTGAG TCCACAGTTTTGTGTGTGAGTGAGATGGAGGCTGATCTGTCTGGCTTTAACATCGATGAACCCCGTTGGGACCAATGCACTTTCCTGGGACGGGTGAAACACTTCTTCAATATCACAGACCCACGCACTGTCCTGGTACCAGAGCGGGAGTTGGACTGGGCCAAGGTGATGGTGGAGAAGAGCAG GACGATGCCGGCGGTGATCTTCTGGCAGTGGGTGAACCAGTCCTTCAATGCCTTAGTCAACTATACCAACAGGAATGCAGCTTCCCCCACGTCCCTCAG GCAGATGGCCCTTTCCTACATCACAGCCACAACCACGGCGGTGGCCACCGCTGTGGGCATGAACATGTTGACCAAG AGAGCTCCACCCCTGGTGGGCCGCTGGGTGCCCTTTGCCGCTGTGGCTGCTGCTAACTGTGTCAACATCCCAATGATGCGACAGCA GGAACTCATCCAGGGGATCTGCGTGAAGGACAGGAATCACAATGAGATTGGTCATTCCCGG AGAGCTGCAGCCATCGGCATCACCCAAGTGGTTGTTTCTCGGATCACCATGGCTGCCCCTGGCATGA TCTTGCTGCCAATCATCATGGAAAGGCTGGAAAAGCTGCATTTCATGAAG AAAGTCAAGGTCCTGCACGCCCCATTGCAAGTTTTGCTGTCTGGCTGCTT ccTCATCTTCATGGTGCCAGTGGCTTGTGGGCTCTTCCCACAGAAATG tgaaTTGTCAGTTTCTTATCTGGAACCAGAACTCCAAGACACCATCAAGGCCAAGTATGGAGAACTTGTACCTTACGTCTACTTCAATAAGGGCCTCTAA
- the SFXN2 gene encoding sideroflexin-2 isoform X1 translates to MEESRRGEAACGGQEAAWGLALNTESTVLCVSEMEADLSGFNIDEPRWDQCTFLGRVKHFFNITDPRTVLVPERELDWAKVMVEKSRMGVVPPGTQVEQLLYAKKLYDSAFHPDTGEKMNVIGRMSFQVPGGMIITGFMLQFYRTMPAVIFWQWVNQSFNALVNYTNRNAASPTSLRQMALSYITATTTAVATAVGMNMLTKRAPPLVGRWVPFAAVAAANCVNIPMMRQQELIQGICVKDRNHNEIGHSRRAAAIGITQVVVSRITMAAPGMILLPIIMERLEKLHFMKKVKVLHAPLQVLLSGCFLIFMVPVACGLFPQKCELSVSYLEPELQDTIKAKYGELVPYVYFNKGL, encoded by the exons ATGGAGGAGTCCCGCAGGGGGGAGGCTGCCTGTGGAGGGCAAGAAGCAGCCTGGGGACTGGCCCTGAACACTGAG TCCACAGTTTTGTGTGTGAGTGAGATGGAGGCTGATCTGTCTGGCTTTAACATCGATGAACCCCGTTGGGACCAATGCACTTTCCTGGGACGGGTGAAACACTTCTTCAATATCACAGACCCACGCACTGTCCTGGTACCAGAGCGGGAGTTGGACTGGGCCAAGGTGATGGTGGAGAAGAGCAG AATGGGGGTCGTGCCCCCAGGCACTCAAGTGGAGCAGCTGCTGTACGCCAAGAAGTTGTACGACTCAGCCTTCCACCCTGACACCGGGGAGAAGATGAACGTCATTGGCCGGATGTCCTTCCAGGTCCCTGGTGGCATGATTATCACGGGCTTCATGCTTCAGTTCTACAG GACGATGCCGGCGGTGATCTTCTGGCAGTGGGTGAACCAGTCCTTCAATGCCTTAGTCAACTATACCAACAGGAATGCAGCTTCCCCCACGTCCCTCAG GCAGATGGCCCTTTCCTACATCACAGCCACAACCACGGCGGTGGCCACCGCTGTGGGCATGAACATGTTGACCAAG AGAGCTCCACCCCTGGTGGGCCGCTGGGTGCCCTTTGCCGCTGTGGCTGCTGCTAACTGTGTCAACATCCCAATGATGCGACAGCA GGAACTCATCCAGGGGATCTGCGTGAAGGACAGGAATCACAATGAGATTGGTCATTCCCGG AGAGCTGCAGCCATCGGCATCACCCAAGTGGTTGTTTCTCGGATCACCATGGCTGCCCCTGGCATGA TCTTGCTGCCAATCATCATGGAAAGGCTGGAAAAGCTGCATTTCATGAAG AAAGTCAAGGTCCTGCACGCCCCATTGCAAGTTTTGCTGTCTGGCTGCTT ccTCATCTTCATGGTGCCAGTGGCTTGTGGGCTCTTCCCACAGAAATG tgaaTTGTCAGTTTCTTATCTGGAACCAGAACTCCAAGACACCATCAAGGCCAAGTATGGAGAACTTGTACCTTACGTCTACTTCAATAAGGGCCTCTAA